In one Cercospora beticola chromosome 1, complete sequence genomic region, the following are encoded:
- a CDS encoding uncharacterized protein (BUSCO:EOG09262WFG) has protein sequence MSSAPVVRQASHAGSWYSSSKTQLDAQLEGWLSAVKPPISGIASQSRGQSYAELPVPGARVIIAPHAGYSYSGPAAAWAYQSWDVSKAKRVFLLGPSHHYPLSKAALSRCTHYATPLGNLTVDRETTSKLYESGLFEWMSQSTDEDEHSLEMHLPYIFKMLSKSFGEDASALPPLIPIMVGNTSPSTERKLGHILADHLADPDNAFVISSDFAHWGTRFRYTFYKSSSGAPTRLSSSAQAPKEPPIHESIKAVDFECMAACESGSHESWLEALGETGNTVCGRHPIGVIMAAVEEVRKQRGDDSIGAFKFVQYDRSSLVHKVSDSSVSYASAFATI, from the exons ATGTCCAGCGCCCCAGTCGTCCGTCAGGCCAGTCATGCTGGGTCGTGGTACTCAAGCTCCAAGACCCAGCTCGATGCGCAACTCGAAGGCTGGCTATCAGCCGTGAAGCCGCCAATTTCTGGCATTGCTTCACAGTCTCGTGGTCAGTCGTATGCGGAACTGCCAGTGCCAGGGGCGCGGGTGATTATTGCGCC ACACGCTGGCTACTCGTATTCTGGGCCAGCAGCGGCATGGGCTTACCAGTCTTGGGATGTCTCGAAAGC CAAGAGAGTGTTTCTGCTCGGGCCATCTCATCATTATCCGCTGTCTAAGGCAGCCTTGTCACGATGCACACACTACGCAACTCCGCTGGGAAACCTCACCGTTGATCGGGAGACCACATCCAAGCTGTATGAAAGCGGCTTATTTGAGTGGATGAGCCAGTCAACAGATGAGGATGAACACAGTCTGGAGATGCACCTGCCCTACATCTTCAAGATGCTTTCCAA GTCCTTTGGCGAAGACGCTTCTGCTTTGCCACCTCTGATTCCAATTATGGTCGGCAATACCTCGCCCTCGACCGAGCGCAAGCTTGGGCATATCTTGGCCGACCATCTTGCAGATCCTGACAATGCCTTTGTGATATCCTCCGACTTTGCACATTGGGGAACACGATTCAGATACACGTTCTATAAATCTTCTTCGGGAGCCCCTACCAGACTCAGCTCGTCGGCCCAGGCCCCGAAGGAGCCGCCAATTCATGAATCGATCAAAGCAGTGGACTTCGAGTGCATGGCGGCCTGTGAAAGCGGTAGCCATGAGAGCTGGCTGGAGGCCTTGGGGGAAACTGGAAACACAGTCTGCGGCCGACATCCGATTGGCGTTATCATGGCTGCTGTCGAGGAGGTACGGAAGCAACGTGGCGATGACTCGATCGGAGCTTTCAAGTTCGTGCAGTATGATCGAAGCAGCTTGGTTCACAAGGTGAGCGATAGCAGTGTTAGCTACGCTAGCGCTTTCGCTACGATCTGA